In Planctomycetia bacterium, the following proteins share a genomic window:
- the ugpC gene encoding sn-glycerol-3-phosphate ABC transporter ATP-binding protein UgpC — protein MARVTLTNVTKVYPGGVTAVDRVSLDIADREFVVLVGPSGCGKSTTLRMVAGLEDISAGAIAIDGRVVNQTPPKDRDIAMVFQNYALYPHMTVYKNMAFSLSLRRRQLGLSKADIDLKVREAAALLGIENLLDRKPKALSGGQRQRVAVGRAIVREPKVFLFDEPLSNLDAKLRVEMRSEIRRLQKRLNTTTIYVTHDQEEAMTLSDRVVVMKDGVIFQAASPLEVYESPANRFVAAFVGTPPMGFIEGRCVGENGDAAFEHGSERLPLPQKLARAATGFSQRPLVLGIRPDAFCVRQSGENLPYAKLKARVTQVEPLGDRKDVHMTTTMGTKLVGRVDLRAGVCEGQELDMLIDMTRVHLFEPGETGRNISVVPVRSAAGEQ, from the coding sequence ATGGCACGTGTGACTTTAACAAATGTCACCAAGGTTTATCCAGGTGGCGTGACGGCGGTGGACCGGGTCAGCCTGGACATCGCGGACCGGGAGTTCGTCGTTCTCGTCGGACCTTCCGGTTGCGGAAAAAGTACGACTCTGCGCATGGTGGCCGGCCTGGAAGACATCAGTGCCGGTGCAATCGCGATTGACGGAAGAGTGGTCAATCAGACCCCTCCCAAAGACCGCGATATCGCCATGGTCTTTCAGAATTACGCCTTGTACCCGCACATGACGGTGTACAAGAACATGGCCTTCAGCCTGAGCCTTCGTCGAAGGCAGCTCGGGCTCAGCAAGGCGGACATCGATCTTAAAGTGCGTGAGGCCGCGGCACTGCTCGGTATCGAGAATCTGCTCGATCGCAAGCCCAAGGCCCTTTCCGGTGGTCAGCGGCAGCGCGTCGCGGTTGGTCGGGCAATCGTTCGAGAGCCGAAGGTGTTCCTCTTTGACGAACCCCTCTCGAATCTCGATGCGAAACTCCGCGTGGAGATGCGCTCCGAAATCAGACGTCTCCAGAAGCGGCTGAATACGACCACGATCTACGTCACGCACGATCAGGAAGAGGCGATGACCCTGAGCGATCGGGTCGTCGTCATGAAAGACGGCGTGATCTTCCAGGCGGCCTCGCCTCTGGAAGTCTACGAAAGCCCGGCGAATCGGTTTGTCGCCGCCTTCGTCGGAACGCCGCCGATGGGTTTCATCGAGGGCAGATGTGTCGGCGAAAACGGCGACGCCGCCTTCGAGCACGGCAGCGAGCGATTGCCGCTGCCGCAAAAGCTGGCCAGGGCCGCAACGGGTTTTTCCCAGCGGCCGCTGGTATTGGGAATCAGGCCGGACGCCTTTTGCGTTCGGCAATCCGGCGAGAACCTGCCCTACGCGAAGCTGAAGGCGCGCGTGACGCAGGTTGAGCCGCTGGGTGATCGGAAGGATGTCCACATGACCACGACAATGGGAACGAAGCTGGTCGGGCGTGTGGACCTGCGTGCCGGTGTTTGCGAAGGGCAGGAACTCGACATGTTGATCGACATGACGCGCGTTCATCTCTTCGAGCCGGGTGAGACGGGCCGCAACATTTCCGTCGTCCCCGTACGGAGCGCGGCCGGTGAACAATAA
- the nusA gene encoding transcription termination/antitermination protein NusA: MNAELIRIVDGLAREKNIDKDIVLGDLELAMESAIRKKYGPEEEVTVTIDRLSGEIAAVLNGEPISMNDLGRIAAQTAKQVMIQKIREAERGSIYEEFVERKGTILTGTVSRFEGGALIVNIGRTEGFLPRSEQISGETHQPGERIRTLILEVREAPHQVKIILSRSHPDFIRRLFEVEVPEVAERIIEIKALAREAGYRTKVAVSSIDTKVDAVGACVGVRGSRIKNIVEELGGEKIDIVRWNESSQILISNALKPAEVQDTALCFELGRATVVVPEEQLSLAIGKRGQNVRLAARLTGWDIDILTPKEYNKGLDRLATTLRTIEGMDEMIAERISLLGMISVMDVQEVGPDTLVAELDLTKELAEIIVNRCTEEAKLVEVERAEEKSRAAEALKAGAAAQSETESSESESSEVESSEAVSGEVSEAPAADSSDDASTSAEATDASEPEAVEEKPSEPAADDSAMTEKTEEATPGV, from the coding sequence GTGAACGCAGAACTCATCAGAATCGTCGACGGCCTGGCCCGTGAGAAGAACATCGACAAGGACATTGTCCTCGGCGATCTCGAACTGGCCATGGAATCCGCCATTCGGAAGAAATACGGCCCGGAGGAAGAGGTCACCGTCACAATCGACCGCCTCAGCGGCGAAATTGCCGCCGTCCTCAACGGCGAGCCCATCTCCATGAACGACCTCGGCCGCATCGCCGCCCAGACGGCCAAGCAGGTCATGATCCAGAAAATCCGCGAGGCCGAACGCGGCAGCATCTACGAGGAATTCGTCGAGCGAAAAGGCACCATCCTCACCGGCACCGTCTCGCGCTTTGAAGGCGGCGCTTTGATCGTCAACATCGGCCGCACCGAGGGCTTCCTGCCCCGCAGCGAGCAGATCTCCGGCGAAACCCATCAGCCCGGCGAGCGCATCCGCACCCTCATCCTCGAAGTGCGCGAAGCCCCCCACCAGGTGAAGATCATCCTCTCGCGCAGTCATCCCGACTTCATCCGCCGCCTCTTTGAAGTGGAAGTCCCCGAAGTGGCCGAGCGGATTATTGAGATCAAAGCCCTGGCCCGCGAGGCCGGCTACCGCACCAAGGTCGCCGTCTCGTCGATCGACACCAAGGTCGATGCCGTCGGCGCCTGCGTCGGCGTCCGCGGCAGCCGCATCAAGAACATCGTCGAAGAACTCGGCGGCGAGAAGATCGACATCGTCCGCTGGAACGAGTCTTCGCAGATCCTCATCTCCAACGCCCTCAAGCCCGCCGAGGTGCAGGATACGGCGCTATGCTTCGAGCTTGGACGCGCAACCGTCGTCGTGCCGGAGGAGCAGCTCTCCCTCGCCATCGGCAAGCGCGGACAAAACGTACGCCTCGCCGCTCGCCTCACCGGCTGGGACATCGACATCCTCACTCCCAAGGAATACAACAAGGGCCTCGATCGCCTGGCCACCACCCTTCGCACCATTGAAGGCATGGACGAAATGATCGCCGAGCGAATCTCGCTCCTGGGCATGATCAGCGTCATGGACGTTCAGGAAGTCGGCCCGGATACCCTCGTCGCCGAGCTCGACCTCACCAAGGAACTCGCCGAGATCATCGTTAATCGCTGCACCGAAGAGGCCAAGCTCGTCGAGGTGGAGCGAGCCGAGGAGAAGAGCCGCGCGGCCGAGGCCCTGAAGGCGGGCGCAGCAGCCCAGAGCGAAACCGAGTCGAGTGAATCCGAGTCGAGCGAAGTCGAGTCGAGCGAAGCTGTGAGCGGCGAAGTTTCGGAGGCCCCCGCGGCTGATTCGTCTGATGATGCGTCAACGAGCGCCGAGGCAACCGACGCGAGTGAACCCGAGGCCGTCGAAGAAAAGCCGTCCGAACCGGCCGCGGACGACAGCGCGATGACGGAGAAAACAGAGGAGGCGACCCCCGGGGTGTAG
- the infB gene encoding translation initiation factor IF-2: MSEKKVRVHNLAKELSVKSQTIIEKCRAEGIEIKNHMHVVSAGLEATIREWFTPGLHASAIEDSKPVDIKAVTVKPKRSTKKTESSDRDSDSQSGVAVMEPPTEDVPAPPAETKPAAKVAKEETVVEQPTVVTKEAPPQEDAAPPAPPEEPDVAAPPAELAPAAQQTEAKPPVVPNVAGPQNVPQPAKLSGPKLIRIDKPDEVHRPRPTYRPPPRPPAGGSAPVRGLTAEEEETRRRSRGPVVRGKEGARAGDAADARANPRRSIRDTREDVNEKLREWRDRDLIERKDRLAHASGRGIGGLKAIEGKHSTRRTVGRTAQTHVRKDKVELTEPIIVKDFSRETGIPVAEIVKRLIQEHGQLANINSAISTEIAQLMALEVGIELEVAQARSATEVLRDEFAALERKKLVTRPPVVTVLGHVDHGKTSLLDRIRNAKVAAGEAGGITQHIGAYRAKVDDKYVAFLDTPGHAAFTAMRARGAHMTDVVVLVVAADDGVMPTTIEAINHAKAANTTIVVALNKIDLPHDINKIYGQLTEHGLTPSGDWGGDIDVVKTSASTGEGIDELLAHLATLSDVLDLKADPTIPATGSVIEAERDGGQGNLAHLLVQEGTLKTGDIIVCGPAFGRVRSIRDDRAKVLKSAGPSTPVEVTGLSDIPQAGDRFYVVNDLQRAKEIAADEAMRRRESQLLRTAKPTNLESLLAGAEDGRVPTLPVIIRADVQGSVDVLRKTLAEFPTDQVRLEVLHAGVGTVTESDLILAQASKAIILAFYVVPEPAVQKMADGLGVDIRSYRVIYNVLDDIKKALEGLLTPDEKIESRGRAEVREVFNISKVGKIAGCFVRDGVIQRSNMARVIRDGVVIRDKSAIESLRRFKDDAKEVKNGFECGIRIAGFDDLKPGDIIETFEVIKVARKL, encoded by the coding sequence TTGTCTGAGAAAAAAGTGCGAGTGCACAATCTGGCGAAGGAACTAAGCGTCAAGAGCCAGACCATCATTGAAAAATGCCGCGCCGAAGGTATCGAGATCAAGAACCACATGCACGTGGTCTCGGCCGGCCTCGAAGCCACGATTCGCGAGTGGTTCACCCCCGGTCTGCACGCCAGCGCCATCGAGGACTCCAAGCCCGTCGACATCAAGGCCGTCACCGTCAAGCCCAAGCGATCCACCAAGAAGACGGAATCCTCCGACCGCGATTCGGACTCCCAATCCGGCGTCGCCGTGATGGAGCCCCCCACTGAGGATGTCCCCGCCCCCCCGGCTGAGACAAAGCCCGCCGCGAAGGTCGCCAAAGAGGAGACCGTCGTCGAGCAGCCGACCGTCGTCACCAAGGAAGCGCCGCCGCAGGAAGATGCCGCTCCGCCGGCGCCACCGGAGGAGCCCGATGTGGCCGCGCCGCCCGCCGAGCTGGCCCCGGCGGCTCAACAGACCGAAGCTAAACCGCCCGTGGTCCCGAATGTGGCCGGTCCGCAGAACGTCCCCCAGCCCGCCAAGCTCAGCGGCCCCAAGCTCATCCGTATCGACAAACCGGACGAGGTCCACCGTCCGCGCCCGACCTACCGCCCGCCTCCGCGTCCGCCCGCCGGCGGATCCGCACCTGTTCGCGGTCTCACCGCGGAAGAAGAAGAGACCCGCCGTCGCAGTCGCGGTCCTGTGGTCCGCGGAAAGGAAGGCGCTCGCGCCGGCGACGCGGCCGATGCCCGCGCCAATCCGAGGCGCAGCATTCGCGATACACGTGAAGACGTCAACGAAAAACTGCGCGAATGGCGCGATCGCGACCTGATCGAACGCAAAGACCGGCTGGCTCACGCCTCCGGGCGCGGCATCGGCGGCCTGAAGGCCATCGAGGGCAAGCACTCCACCCGGCGAACCGTCGGCCGCACCGCCCAGACCCATGTCCGCAAGGACAAGGTCGAGCTGACGGAGCCGATCATCGTCAAGGACTTCTCGCGCGAAACCGGTATCCCCGTCGCCGAGATCGTCAAGCGACTCATTCAGGAGCACGGTCAACTCGCCAATATCAACAGCGCGATTTCCACCGAAATTGCTCAGCTCATGGCCCTTGAAGTCGGCATCGAGCTCGAAGTTGCTCAGGCCCGCTCGGCCACCGAAGTCCTTCGCGATGAGTTCGCGGCCCTCGAGCGCAAGAAGCTCGTCACCCGTCCGCCGGTGGTCACCGTCCTCGGTCACGTCGACCACGGAAAGACCAGCCTCCTCGACCGCATCCGAAACGCAAAGGTCGCCGCGGGCGAGGCCGGCGGCATCACCCAGCACATCGGCGCCTACCGGGCGAAGGTCGACGACAAGTACGTCGCCTTTCTGGATACGCCGGGCCACGCCGCCTTTACCGCGATGCGTGCCCGCGGCGCTCACATGACCGACGTCGTCGTTCTGGTCGTGGCTGCCGATGACGGCGTCATGCCGACGACGATCGAGGCCATCAATCATGCCAAGGCGGCCAACACCACCATCGTCGTCGCCCTGAATAAGATCGACCTCCCGCACGACATTAACAAGATCTACGGCCAACTCACCGAGCACGGCCTGACGCCCAGCGGCGACTGGGGCGGTGACATCGACGTCGTCAAGACGTCCGCCTCCACCGGAGAAGGCATCGACGAACTTCTCGCCCACCTGGCCACGCTCTCCGACGTTCTCGATCTGAAGGCCGATCCCACCATCCCCGCCACCGGCTCTGTCATCGAGGCCGAGCGAGACGGCGGACAGGGGAATCTCGCTCACCTGCTCGTTCAGGAAGGCACCCTCAAGACCGGCGACATCATCGTCTGCGGACCGGCATTTGGTCGCGTTCGCTCGATCAGAGACGACCGCGCCAAGGTGCTGAAGTCCGCCGGGCCCTCGACCCCCGTCGAAGTCACCGGCCTTTCCGATATCCCCCAGGCCGGTGATCGCTTCTACGTCGTCAACGACCTTCAGCGGGCCAAGGAAATCGCCGCCGACGAGGCCATGCGCCGCCGCGAGTCTCAGTTGCTGCGCACCGCCAAGCCCACCAACCTCGAATCCCTCCTGGCCGGCGCAGAGGATGGCCGGGTCCCCACCCTCCCGGTCATCATTCGCGCCGACGTTCAGGGATCTGTCGACGTTCTCCGGAAGACCCTTGCCGAGTTCCCCACCGATCAGGTGCGCCTCGAAGTGCTGCACGCCGGCGTCGGTACGGTCACCGAGTCAGACCTGATTCTGGCCCAGGCCAGCAAGGCCATCATTCTCGCGTTCTACGTCGTGCCGGAGCCCGCCGTCCAAAAGATGGCCGACGGACTCGGCGTCGATATCCGCAGCTATCGCGTGATTTACAACGTCCTGGACGACATCAAGAAGGCCCTCGAAGGCCTGCTGACCCCCGACGAAAAAATCGAGTCACGCGGTCGGGCCGAGGTCCGGGAGGTGTTCAACATCTCCAAGGTCGGCAAGATCGCCGGCTGCTTCGTCCGCGACGGCGTCATTCAGCGCTCCAACATGGCCCGGGTCATTCGCGACGGCGTCGTCATCCGGGACAAGTCCGCCATTGAGTCCCTGCGGCGATTCAAGGACGACGCCAAGGAAGTTAAGAACGGCTTCGAGTGCGGTATTCGCATCGCCGGCTTTGACGATCTCAAGCCGGGCGACATCATCGAAACTTTCGAGGTCATCAAAGTGGCGCGGAAACTGTAG
- a CDS encoding DUF503 domain-containing protein, with product MSPGAVPGRHGRHEVLGQDVESLTTKWIGVVIGVLTMELTIPGAMSLKDKRRVIKGLKDRIFHRHNVSVAEVGDLDEHRRSVIGLAMVSNDRRFTDSCLSKIVDEVRQVHTLSLVDYDIELF from the coding sequence TTGTCACCGGGCGCCGTGCCGGGTCGTCACGGCCGGCACGAAGTCCTGGGTCAGGATGTCGAATCCCTAACCACGAAGTGGATCGGTGTGGTCATCGGTGTATTGACGATGGAGTTGACGATCCCAGGGGCCATGTCGCTCAAGGACAAACGTCGAGTCATCAAGGGACTCAAGGACCGGATTTTCCACCGGCACAACGTCTCGGTCGCCGAAGTCGGAGACCTCGACGAGCATCGCCGATCGGTCATCGGTCTGGCCATGGTCTCCAACGACCGGCGATTCACAGACTCCTGCCTCTCCAAAATCGTGGACGAAGTACGACAGGTTCACACGCTTTCCCTGGTGGATTATGACATCGAGCTTTTCTAA
- the rbfA gene encoding 30S ribosome-binding factor RbfA, which translates to MSFRLERIGHVVRDVVSDAIASKISDPRVSRFTSVTRVEMSGDLRHANVYVSVMGSDAEAVTTLRGLESARGMIHSRLAKSLDIRQCPMVCFHLDHGLKIAARTIQQINEAIADTAPAEPGEAPESSPPGRPTEPDSHDGVDE; encoded by the coding sequence ATGTCCTTCCGCCTAGAGCGCATCGGCCATGTCGTCCGCGACGTTGTCAGCGACGCCATCGCCTCAAAAATCTCCGACCCGCGCGTCAGCCGCTTCACCAGCGTCACCCGCGTCGAGATGTCCGGCGATCTGCGACATGCCAATGTCTATGTCAGCGTCATGGGCTCCGATGCCGAAGCCGTCACAACCCTCCGCGGCCTCGAAAGCGCCCGCGGAATGATCCACAGCCGACTGGCCAAAAGCCTTGATATTCGACAATGCCCCATGGTCTGCTTCCACCTTGACCACGGACTGAAAATCGCCGCCCGCACCATCCAACAGATCAACGAGGCCATCGCCGATACGGCCCCCGCCGAGCCCGGCGAAGCGCCGGAGTCTTCGCCGCCGGGTCGGCCGACCGAACCCGATTCACACGACGGAGTCGATGAATGA
- a CDS encoding tetratricopeptide repeat protein, with protein sequence MLTGLNLKPLLLSLASVALLSLSHCTKPQTDATDSAAAPESAKAFLPLEKITPIPTLPEESVQPSPEPKPQALRYLETGRRRFDEGLWADAAAAIEKALQIKPDLHDARIMLARTAIQQGDLALARNHLEEVVRARPRDPAVYQLLGEIALQQNRTTDAIALLRLALLAGSPDQPQRSERVLAHLSLALALREEGYLAAASDQLRAFQSAIQDPTPEMDQRRELHEVVILYRTKAPALLGEIESELGRHDRAVEAYRKAVDASPDDKTLQKALILELARAGDADEALRMVDDFAAQDDNTDEAIDLLKQVCKLTDRSSQFVDRLVSMARRSSRVSAKLAIARMLTDEQQSSQAAKVLSDVVEADPSQSEAWILLARLRLKLGEPDRAIEVLHQILNGEDAADRLVREFISEARSSGMLPRLVDAAKRSAAAKPDDASSAFLVAAFLFASDRTDEAQQACDPIVTQHPDFVPAVVLDAQIALQRHDWQQALEKAEAAIDRDISSAALQSVVGQAYVALGEPQKAETAFLEAFRLDRDDPNPLFKLAEMHERAGEFPRAENLYRRILDDVDPRFLPAREQLIRILLNTRKGKRAKEYFADFKRLGLTGAPVERCRALMNLAESKAPSGKQRLEEYRAALKKIIADYPNESATHLALAMTYEATGDLPEARREIDAAVATDPFDIGSLERKADYDSKLLEYDAAAETLTTLLTLRPHDNTYSQRLARLALAQGDLTTAADQFTAQLQRADTDELKAPVITQLVAVLKLARRFDECVETAQQWYDAAPRDINRRVLLLSALRGAERNDEAVKQAGDWLSDDPTSSELRRMYVGQLSAAGRHVEAQQRVLTWLAADPEDYDLNDLLIRLFWQVRDWDSAIEVAQTGMELPRMEGVYGPLLGRSYRLARRFEEAAELYRRMAAGPDGSREDLQLLQTLIEAQRYQEAEKEAMNLLNRQLNERAVSDGYDPRVVIDMRQILSRVYQLTERPSQANQQLEEILALTPTDPGINNDLGYTWADQGVNLDRAEKMIRYALGEEPLNGAYLDSLGWVFYKQGKFAESVKYLRRAILLASNEDAILHDHLADALYRLGNTDEARENWNKSLEISGPEQNIFPSPDDEALRERVQLKLAALNEGQTPQVAPLAQPEPSTQPAADEKSDE encoded by the coding sequence ATGTTGACCGGCTTGAATCTTAAACCGCTTCTTCTGAGCCTCGCCTCGGTCGCACTCCTGAGTCTCTCCCACTGCACAAAACCACAAACCGACGCCACGGATTCCGCCGCCGCGCCGGAAAGCGCCAAGGCATTCCTGCCCTTGGAGAAGATCACCCCCATCCCCACACTCCCCGAAGAATCTGTGCAGCCGTCGCCCGAGCCAAAGCCTCAGGCCCTGCGCTATCTGGAGACCGGTCGCCGCCGATTCGATGAGGGGCTCTGGGCAGACGCCGCCGCCGCCATCGAGAAAGCCCTGCAAATAAAGCCCGACCTGCACGACGCCCGCATCATGCTCGCCCGCACGGCGATTCAGCAGGGCGATCTGGCGCTGGCGCGCAATCACCTCGAGGAGGTCGTCCGCGCCCGCCCGCGCGATCCGGCGGTTTATCAACTGCTCGGCGAAATCGCGCTTCAGCAGAACCGCACCACCGACGCTATCGCGCTCTTGCGATTGGCGCTGCTCGCCGGTTCCCCCGACCAGCCGCAGCGCAGTGAGCGCGTCCTGGCCCATCTCTCACTGGCCCTTGCCCTGCGAGAGGAAGGATACCTCGCCGCTGCGTCCGACCAACTTAGGGCGTTTCAGTCGGCCATCCAAGACCCGACGCCGGAAATGGATCAGCGCCGGGAACTGCATGAGGTCGTGATCCTTTATCGCACAAAGGCGCCCGCCCTGCTCGGTGAGATTGAGTCGGAGCTGGGTCGTCACGATCGAGCTGTCGAGGCGTACCGAAAGGCGGTCGATGCCAGTCCCGACGATAAGACCCTTCAAAAGGCCCTCATCCTGGAACTCGCCCGGGCCGGCGACGCCGACGAAGCGCTTCGCATGGTGGATGACTTCGCCGCACAGGACGACAACACCGATGAGGCGATCGACCTGCTCAAGCAAGTCTGCAAGCTGACCGATCGGTCGTCGCAATTCGTCGATCGTCTCGTTTCGATGGCCAGGCGCTCCAGCCGGGTTTCCGCCAAGCTCGCCATCGCCAGAATGCTCACCGACGAGCAGCAATCGAGTCAAGCAGCAAAAGTCCTCAGCGACGTCGTCGAGGCGGATCCGTCACAATCCGAGGCATGGATCCTGCTCGCGCGGCTGCGACTGAAGCTCGGCGAGCCCGATCGGGCCATTGAGGTCCTCCATCAAATCTTAAATGGGGAAGACGCGGCCGATCGCCTCGTCCGTGAATTCATCAGCGAAGCCCGGTCATCCGGCATGTTGCCGCGCCTGGTCGATGCCGCGAAGCGCAGCGCCGCAGCCAAGCCCGACGATGCATCATCGGCCTTCCTCGTTGCGGCGTTCCTCTTCGCGTCGGACCGCACCGACGAGGCTCAACAGGCATGCGACCCGATCGTCACACAGCATCCTGACTTCGTCCCGGCCGTCGTCCTCGACGCGCAAATCGCCCTGCAAAGGCATGACTGGCAACAGGCCCTCGAAAAGGCGGAGGCGGCGATCGATCGGGACATCTCATCGGCCGCATTGCAGAGCGTCGTCGGACAGGCATACGTCGCCCTCGGCGAGCCGCAAAAGGCCGAGACTGCGTTTCTTGAGGCATTCCGTCTCGATCGCGACGACCCCAACCCGTTGTTCAAGCTCGCCGAGATGCACGAGCGCGCCGGCGAATTCCCCCGCGCCGAGAATCTCTACCGTCGCATCCTCGACGATGTTGACCCCCGCTTCCTCCCGGCCCGCGAGCAGTTGATCCGCATCCTGCTCAACACCCGCAAGGGCAAACGCGCCAAAGAGTACTTCGCCGACTTTAAGAGGCTCGGCCTGACGGGCGCACCCGTCGAGCGCTGCCGCGCCCTGATGAATCTGGCGGAAAGCAAGGCCCCATCGGGCAAGCAGCGCCTCGAAGAATATCGCGCCGCCCTGAAGAAGATCATCGCCGACTACCCCAACGAATCGGCCACCCATCTGGCACTCGCCATGACCTATGAAGCCACCGGCGATCTGCCCGAGGCCAGGCGGGAAATCGACGCCGCCGTTGCCACCGACCCGTTCGACATCGGCAGCCTGGAGCGCAAGGCCGATTATGATTCCAAGCTCCTCGAATACGATGCCGCCGCCGAGACACTGACCACCCTCCTCACGCTTCGCCCGCATGACAACACATACAGCCAAAGACTTGCGAGGCTGGCCCTCGCCCAGGGCGATCTGACGACCGCGGCCGACCAGTTCACCGCCCAGCTCCAGCGAGCCGATACCGACGAACTCAAGGCCCCGGTCATCACCCAACTCGTCGCCGTCTTGAAGCTCGCCCGCCGGTTTGACGAGTGCGTCGAGACCGCCCAGCAGTGGTACGACGCGGCGCCCAGGGACATCAACCGCCGTGTCCTGCTGCTCTCCGCACTCAGAGGCGCCGAACGCAACGATGAGGCCGTCAAGCAGGCCGGCGATTGGCTCTCCGACGATCCGACCAGCAGCGAACTACGCCGCATGTACGTCGGTCAGCTCAGCGCCGCCGGAAGGCACGTCGAAGCCCAGCAGCGCGTCCTCACCTGGCTCGCGGCCGACCCCGAAGACTACGACCTCAATGACCTGCTGATCCGCCTCTTCTGGCAGGTTCGCGATTGGGACAGCGCTATCGAAGTCGCCCAGACCGGCATGGAGCTTCCCCGTATGGAAGGCGTCTATGGCCCGCTGCTGGGCCGCAGTTACCGCCTGGCCCGCCGTTTCGAGGAGGCCGCTGAGCTCTATCGCCGAATGGCCGCCGGACCGGACGGCTCCCGCGAAGACCTGCAACTGCTTCAGACGTTGATCGAGGCCCAGCGCTATCAGGAGGCCGAAAAGGAGGCGATGAACCTGCTCAACAGGCAGCTCAACGAGCGCGCCGTTAGCGATGGATACGATCCCCGCGTCGTCATCGACATGCGGCAGATTCTCTCCCGCGTCTATCAACTCACCGAAAGGCCCAGCCAGGCCAATCAGCAGCTCGAGGAAATCCTCGCCCTCACGCCAACCGACCCCGGCATCAACAACGATCTCGGCTACACCTGGGCCGACCAGGGCGTCAATCTCGATCGCGCCGAAAAGATGATCCGATACGCCCTCGGCGAGGAGCCGCTCAACGGCGCTTACCTCGACAGCCTGGGCTGGGTCTTCTACAAGCAGGGCAAATTCGCGGAATCCGTGAAGTACCTGCGCCGCGCGATTCTCCTCGCCTCAAATGAGGATGCCATTCTTCACGACCACCTCGCCGACGCCCTCTACCGACTCGGCAACACCGACGAGGCCCGGGAGAACTGGAACAAGTCCCTCGAGATCAGCGGCCCGGAACAAAACATCTTCCCCTCACCCGACGACGAGGCCCTGCGCGAGCGCGTGCAGCTCAAGCTCGCCGCCCTCAATGAGGGGCAGACGCCGCAGGTCGCCCCGCTGGCGCAGCCCGAGCCCTCGACTCAGCCCGCCGCCGACGAAAAATCGGATGAATAG
- a CDS encoding YebC/PmpR family DNA-binding transcriptional regulator: MAGHSKWSNIKHRKAAVDSKRGKLWSKLARNIIVAAKTGGGDPNMNLTLRYAIDKSKAANMPSDTIEKAIKKGTGELGATDYQPAQYEGYGPGGVAFIVDALTDNPHRTAPEIKKLFERGGGNMGATNCVSWNFKTLGVFRIKADSISEDALMEVALEAGADDVSRDDDAFEVLCEVPAFEAVRKALEDKQIATDSAEITMRPQSTIPVDAETGAKVLRLIEAFEDHDDVQNVYSNFDMPDEVMAQLQ, encoded by the coding sequence ATGGCGGGTCATAGCAAGTGGTCGAACATCAAGCACCGCAAAGCAGCCGTCGACAGCAAGCGCGGTAAGCTCTGGAGCAAGCTCGCCAGAAACATCATCGTCGCCGCGAAAACCGGCGGCGGCGATCCCAACATGAACCTGACCCTCCGCTACGCCATCGACAAGTCCAAAGCCGCCAACATGCCCTCCGACACCATCGAAAAGGCCATCAAAAAGGGCACCGGCGAACTCGGCGCTACCGACTACCAGCCCGCCCAATACGAAGGCTACGGCCCAGGCGGCGTCGCATTCATCGTGGACGCCCTCACCGATAACCCCCATCGCACCGCGCCCGAGATCAAAAAGCTCTTCGAGCGCGGCGGCGGCAACATGGGCGCAACGAACTGCGTCAGTTGGAACTTCAAAACCCTCGGCGTCTTTCGCATCAAGGCCGATTCCATCTCCGAAGACGCCCTGATGGAAGTCGCCCTCGAGGCCGGCGCCGATGACGTCTCGCGCGACGATGATGCCTTTGAAGTGCTCTGCGAGGTGCCCGCCTTTGAGGCCGTCCGCAAGGCGCTGGAAGACAAACAGATCGCCACCGACTCCGCCGAGATCACCATGCGGCCGCAATCGACCATCCCCGTCGACGCCGAAACCGGCGCAAAGGTTTTAAGACTCATCGAAGCCTTCGAAGATCACGATGACGTCCAGAATGTTTATTCGAATTTCGACATGCCCGACGAGGTCATGGCCCAGTTGCAGTGA